The genome window TGCCAGTCTTGGTTGAATTTTGTTAACCAAAATTGTTCTCGAAGATTGGTCTTTTTAGGTTAAGTTTTAACTcttgattttataattatatatatatatatatttttgttttctacaGCCTTTCACCATGGCTCAAGTTAAACCAGTTATGCGTGGACTGCTTGGACAGCAGATCAAGAAGAACCTTATAATTTCTGGGGTTCTGTGCATTATAACGGTTGCAGCTTACAAATTCGGTATTCAGGATCCAAGAAAAAAACGTTATGCAGAGTTCTACAAGTATGTTCAgataattcattttgtttatgcAACTTACccaataattacatagctataagttcTACTTACTACGGCAGCTTGAATTCAGAATTCGCGGGTAACACGTCAAGCTGTGTGGGTGACATCCGCCCATAGCAGGAGAATAGGAACAACTAAGTAGAAAGCACAGGTTGTTCCTCCCATCATCCGGTAAATACCGATGATGGCGGTAGCTTGTTAATTATTTTCCGGTTATTTAACTGGATTTCAGTGGTGTGCATTCCcactggaacttttttttttttttttttttttaatggttttctggtacaaagttatgctttactaAACTGCATCCGatagtattgtatgtattttcatattactattgttgtatgTATTATTAAATACAAACTACAATCAATGTTTTAGttttgaaatcagctgagggtGATTGCGAGGTAAGTTTATGGAACTCAAATCATatattttcttgcttttagttaGCGTAAATGAATTTCTAGATACACTGTTGATatggacaaggttattttacatcATACAGAatgttttcaagtcgaaatatcaCTTGATTATGTATCATAGTGAACGAAATCTGGTTATTCTTTTTCGTTAGAAGTTAGCACTGAGGGCatgtttgtgtaaaaaaaaaaaaaaaaaaagattgcattctataatttcacttgatttcatcagaatactacaagctttttatatttatcttttatccgaATTAAAATAcgtagtaaaatgtgttcttaaatgctaagtagttttgattaaaacacgcttctctcaaattttgtttacggtcgagtttgatggtatACTATACCTAAGTTTGTgtagtttcatccatgttgccaatgcacgataatagtcgttagcagGTGAACATTCTTGCGTACAACTTGCaggcagcttaaatttagcagtactatatgcacttgctgatcttttctccatagcaaataaggatatattaatgtaaaaatatatcagtcctattctacttaacatcatatgtaacataactatggtaagtttttactatcgtacgatggttgaaatgcaagcaaactgCTGTTATCGGATTAGGTTGTTTATAGCAAAACAGCTGTTTCTGGCTTTATGCATTTAcacaacaagtataacattactaactatacttttagcattctctttttcttttttaaaataattagaagatgggatagataaagagatggaggaaaaggggttagcctaactagaaaatgggatagataaagaggaggGAAAGAGGTTAGCCTATGTTTGTGTGTTCGTGGCTTGAAGCACGGTTCGTGAActggaacaaaaaaaattttgaacatTGGTTTGTAACCCGATTTGTTCATGAACAGGTATGACTGTAGTTCATGAACTAATTTGTTATTTACTCTTACAAGTTGATGAAAGTAGTTCAGCCCTATAGTAATTCTTGTATGTTATGCCATTTCTTTAGGCTAAACTTtgcatatgtttttatttctttgagaaaCCTTACCAAGTAAACCCTTTTCCTTGTAACCTTGGCTGCTGCCAAATGTGATAGTGAGTTACAAGCGATCAACAAGAGATTTATTGGCCAAAAACAAGAGCCCCTCTAATCCTTGGCCTCATTCCTTCACAGTTAAGAATTCAACAGATCTCTTGGGaccagaagaagaggaaagacttCTTTGTTCAGTAAGGGCTTTAAAATTAGAGGACCTTCAGACAAGCTATGGTGTTTGGTGAAGAACCCTTCATGCCCTCTCTACCTCTATTGCCTGCAGGCATATGTTCTTGTCAAATATCCTCCAGTCAGCCTTCTGGAGATGCAAATCAGTTTTCACAGCGTATCTTATAGATGTGGAGACTACGTATGAAAATGGCTGTGCTTTGGGACCTGTATTTGTGGCTGGCAtagtgttgggagaggaagcatagggggtcATCTGTCCCCTTTCTGTTTTTCGCCTTGTAGTAGGTGAGAGTTTTTTATGGAAGCCTGGGAGTTACATGgtacctggagtacccaccagttcttaGTGGTGGGCTGGTggtgtttttcttttaaagtgTAGGTAACAgtgttgtgatttttatttgGTCTCTGCCCAGGGCAAGGCGTGTCTTTTTACTTTTGCTGGCCACTAGTACTTCCCTCGCTGCACTTATGTAGGGGCAACTCTGGGCTATGCAGCCACAGCCACTTCTGCTCAAGAGGAGCAATCAGACTGGCAGTATTTTTCTGCTGTAAGGAATCAGCAGGCATTGCCTAAATGCTGGCAACTATTCTAGTTCAAAATCATGATCTCTTGTAATGTTTTTGGAGtactatatagaatatgtatgtcCATAGATCCCATCTTTCTCAATGTGGAATCATCGATGTaattacattttgttcatgaaacttacctgtcagatatatatatagctgtattctctgaagtctgacagaatttctacacacgtagtgggagtagagtggttagtacccattcccgctgctgggaggcgagtatcaggaaccattcctattttctatcagattttctctgtcgccggtgttgtaaacaactgtttataGCAGCTctgcctcaggattttggaaaactgctATTGCTatttgagtatcctcttgacttttggttttttgaCATTGGATCGGTAGCTAGGCACACGTTGATTGTGGATTGTTTTagattttggcttggtttttttcctttaataagatgtctgggtctagttcggctagcgccagggtgtgtatAAAGGATGAATGTagggtgaggctaccgaaagcttcgatggaccctcacacagtatgcaagAGTT of Macrobrachium nipponense isolate FS-2020 chromosome 33, ASM1510439v2, whole genome shotgun sequence contains these proteins:
- the LOC135203192 gene encoding cytochrome c oxidase subunit 6C-1-like — its product is MAQVKPVMRGLLGQQIKKNLIISGVLCIITVAAYKFGIQDPRKKRYAEFYKTYDAEKEFERIRNLGLLQSARPDGEEE